A stretch of Vibrio aphrogenes DNA encodes these proteins:
- the phoU gene encoding phosphate signaling complex protein PhoU, translated as MQLGRHISGQFNVELESIRTHVLAMGGLVEEQISLALHALYKHDPQLAAKVRANDEKVNQMEVVIDEACTRIIAKRQPTAKDLRLIMAIIKTISDLERIGNVAMKISYVAQEGFSANLETLIVSVEKFGRMAVTMLHQVLDAFARMDVQAAAAVYQMDDQLDSEFKKVQQLMMKLMMDDPQSVPKVMQVISCTQAIERVGDRCQNICQYIIYFVEGKDVRHHSGYLESLMGK; from the coding sequence ATGCAATTAGGTCGCCATATATCGGGCCAATTTAATGTTGAACTGGAATCGATTCGAACTCATGTCTTGGCAATGGGCGGATTAGTCGAAGAGCAAATTTCCTTGGCGTTGCATGCGCTGTATAAACACGACCCTCAACTGGCTGCCAAGGTGAGAGCGAATGATGAAAAAGTAAATCAGATGGAAGTGGTTATCGATGAAGCGTGTACGCGGATCATTGCTAAGCGTCAGCCGACAGCCAAAGATTTACGTTTGATCATGGCGATCATCAAAACCATTTCTGATCTTGAACGTATTGGTAATGTTGCGATGAAAATCAGCTATGTGGCACAAGAAGGCTTTTCAGCAAATTTAGAAACCTTAATTGTGTCGGTTGAAAAGTTTGGTCGCATGGCCGTGACTATGTTGCATCAAGTATTAGACGCGTTTGCTCGGATGGACGTTCAAGCCGCTGCGGCGGTTTATCAAATGGATGATCAGCTTGATAGTGAGTTTAAAAAAGTCCAACAATTGATGATGAAATTAATGATGGACGACCCTCAATCTGTGCCTAAAGTGATGCAAGTGATTTCATGCACGCAGGCGATAGAGCGTGTTGGGGATCGTTGCCAAAATATATGCCAGTACATTATTTATTTTGTCGAAGGTAAAGATGTTCGCCATCATAGCGGTTATCTAGAATCATTAATGGGAAAATAA